A DNA window from Theobroma cacao cultivar B97-61/B2 chromosome 5, Criollo_cocoa_genome_V2, whole genome shotgun sequence contains the following coding sequences:
- the LOC108661927 gene encoding uncharacterized protein LOC108661927, whose amino-acid sequence MADALATLAAMFNIGTNVKIQPIMINLRKCPAHCSSVEEEVDGKPWYHDSMHYLKFQQYPEQSSENDKKTIRRLAMNFFLDGDILYKRSRDQVLLRCVDSAEARRIVEEVHEGICGAHIYVDRIHTPANSLNVLRSPWPFSIWGMDVIGLITPKASNGHRFILVVIDYFTKWVEAASYANVTQKVVCKFIQKEIICRYGLPERIITDNASNLNGSMMKEVCAKFKIKHHNSVPYRPKMNGTVEAANKNIKRIIEKMTDVYKDWHEKLPFALHAYRTTVQTSTGATSFSLVYGMEAVLPIEVEIPSLRVLKEVQLEEAEWVNARYEQLNLIEEKRLTALCHGQLFQKRMMRAYGKKDPCEKWTPNWEEPFVVKKAFSRGALILAEMDGREFFNPVNADAVKKYFT is encoded by the exons ATGGCTGATGCATTAGCCACGCTGGCAGCAATGTTCAACATTGGTACCAATGTCAAGATTCAACCCATCATGATTAATCTTCGAAAGTGCCCCGCACACTGCTCCAGTGTAGAGGAAGAAGTAGATGGGAAACCGTGGTACCATGATAGTATGCATTATCTCAAGTTTCAGCAGTATCCGGAACAAAGTtcagaaaatgataagaaaaccaTTAGAAGGTTGGCAATGAATTTCTTCTTGGATGGGGACATCttatacaagagaagtagGGATCAAGTGCTTTTGAGATGTGTGGATTCAGCCGAAGCTCGGAGAATAGTTGAGGAAGTTCACGAAGGAATTTGTGGGGCACAT ATATACGTAGACAGAATCCACACTCCTGCAAATTCACTGAATGTACTGAGATCACCATGGCCATTCTCAATATGGGGCATGGATGTGATTGGGTTAATAACCCCGAAGGCATCAAATGGGCATCGGTTTATTCTGGTGGTGATTGACTACTTCACTAAGTGGGTAGAAGCAGCATCTTATGCCAATGTGACCCAGAAAGTGGTATGTAAGttcatccaaaaagaaataatatgccGCTATGGTCTCCCGGAAAGAATCATCACAGATAACGCTAGTAACCTCAATGGTTCAATGATGAAAGAGGTTTGTGCCAAGTTCAAGATCAAGCATCACAATTCAGTGCCTTATCGCCCAAAAATGAATGGAACGGTAGAAGCAGCCAACAAGAACATCAAAAGgataattgaaaagatgacAGATGTATACAAAGATTGGCATGAGAAGTTACCCTTTGCTTTGCATGCTTATCGCACAACAGTCCAAACTTCCACGGGAGCTACGTCATTCTCTTTGGTATATGGGATGGAAGCAGTTTTACCAATTGAAGTAGAAATCCCTTCCCTAAGGGTCCTTAAAGAAGTACAGTTGGAAGAAGCCGAATGGGTTAATGCTCGTTATGAACAATTGAATctcatagaagaaaaaaggttgaCGGCACTTTGCCATGGGCAGTTGTTTCAAAAGAGAATGATGAGGGCATATGGCAAGAAG GATCCTTGCGAGAAATGGACACCAAATTGGGAAGAACCATTTGTGGTGAAGAAAGCTTTTTCAAGAGGAGCACTAATTTTGGCAGAGATGGACGGAAGGGAGTTTTTCAACCCTGTGAATGCCGATGCtgtcaagaaatattttacgtaa